Proteins encoded in a region of the Capricornis sumatraensis isolate serow.1 chromosome 12, serow.2, whole genome shotgun sequence genome:
- the URAD gene encoding putative 2-oxo-4-hydroxy-4-carboxy-5-ureidoimidazoline decarboxylase, translating into MDIEKVNAMGFGEFVDVFGNVIERCPLIAAAVWSKRPFSGLGDLEKHFFAFIDGLPLSGQEGVLRCHPELAGRQLQCGRLTAESQREQSAAGLQNLGAAERLRFTELTAQYRTRFGFPFVLAVRLSDPAAAPRELARRLRCPPAQELRTALGEVKKICHLRLADLLGEQP; encoded by the exons ATGGACATTGAGAAGGTCAACGCCATGGGCTTCGGAGAATTTGTGGATGTGTTCGGAAACGTCATCGAGAGATGTCCTCTGATCGCAGCCGCAGTTTGGTCCAAGCGCCCGTTCTCTGGCTTGGGAGATTTGGAGAAGCACTTTTTTGCCTTTATTGATGGTCTTCCACTGTCAG GCCAGGAGGGCGTCCTGCGCTGCCACCCGGAGCTGGCGGGCCGCCAGCTGCAGTGCGGCCGGCTCACCGCCGAGTCGCAGCGGGAGCAGAGCGCCGCAGGCCTGCAGAACCTGGGCGCGGCCGAGCGGCTCCGGTTCACCGAGCTCACCGCGCAGTACCGCACGCGCTTCGGCTTCCCCTTCGTGCTCGCCGTGCGCCTCAGCGACCCGGCGGCCGCGCCCCGCGAGCTGGCGCGCCGGCTGCGGTGCCCGCCGGCGCAGGAGCTGCGCACCGCCTTGGGCGAGGTGAAGAAGATCTGCCACCTGCGTCTCGCCGACTTGCTCGGGGAGCAGCCGTAG